CGAATCCGCCGCCGTCGAGAATCGGGTGCGCCCCGTGGTCGACTTCGAACCGTGTCGCACCGAATGCCTCGCTCGCCGGGTCCTTGCCGAAATAGAGGTCGTCGTCACCCCGGTCGGCGATGTCGCCGACGACGTACGCACCCAGTGGCCCGCCGGCCAACAGACCGGCGAAGCCCGCCGCGCTCTGTTGCTTCGAGGGAAGCTGAGTCACCGGATCGTTGTCGGCCGCCCCGACGTACACATGGTCCTTTCCGACACCGAGATCTTCCGCCTTGTCGGCTCCGGTGCCCGGGCTTCCCAGCAGAATGATGTCGTCCGCATGGGGAATTCCCCCTTGCTGGGCGGCGGTTCCCACGGTCAGTGAGCCGTACGAGTGCCCGATGGCGGTGATATGCGGGTCCTTGTTCTCGTTGGTGGCTCCCAGCCCGTTCATGAACTCGTTGTAGGCGGGCGCCCCACGCTCCGCATCCCCCTTGCTCATGACATCCACGCTCTGCGGTGCGTCGTAGCCGAGCCAGACAATGGAAGCGCTGGATGGGTCGTGTCGTCGCGCGCCCTTCGCCGTATCCATCGCCCGCTGCAAAGTACCCCCGGCGAACGAGTCGTCCAACTTGGTTCCCAGCCCCGGCACATACGCCGAGACGTTCTTCGCCGTGTCCGGATTTCCGTACGCCACAATGGCACGGCCATTGCCCTCGTCCCCGATGCCGAGCAGATACATCGGCACCCGCGTTTGCTCGCCCAGCTTCTCCTCGATCTTCCGGAGTCCGCCCAGCTTGGTCTGGGCGTCCTCGCCGCCCTGCTTCTCCAGCGAGTCGATCAGCACCGGGAGATAGTTCCGGTTGGCCTCGTCGCGCGCGAGTGACGGGATGCCGTCGAGGCTTCCGATCAGGTCCGGTGCGACGTCCAGGTACTCCCTGCGCTGCTCCGCGCTCAGACCGTCCCACCACTCCTTGCGCCCCGCGGGCGACGCGTCGTACGGAAGGTCGTCCCCCAGATATACCCGCGCGGTCCTGCGTACGGCTGCCGTGTCGCCGGCCACGTCCTTCAGCGTCGCCTCGGTGACGTCAAGGCCCGTCGCCGCCTTGAGTCCGCGCAGCGCACGCGCGTACCGCGCGTCGATCTCGGCGGCGGACCGGACCGCCCGTGCGATGCGGTCCGCGATCTCCTGGGCCATCGCGGCGTTGGGGTTGGAGACGTAGCCGAACCCGGGCCGCCCGTTCAACCCGGGGTGCGGTTCCAGGGGGAGCCGGGCGCTGCCCAGCGCGGTGCCGCCCGGGACCTTCTTCTCCTTCTCGCCGATGAGAGGGTCGCCGCAGACGACCGCGGGCGGGTAGCTGACCGACGCGTCGGCCTGGACGGTGAACTCCAGCCTCTCGGCGTCTTCCAGGGCTTGCGTCAATCGCACCTGCGGCTCGGCGAGTTCGGAGGCGAGGCTGTTCAGGGTCGTACGGATCAGACCGCACTCGGTGTGGACGTACTGGAAGTTGCGGCTCAGCCGCTCCAGCCTGGTGACGGCCGACTTGGCCGACTCGCTGTCCTGCGTCTCGCGCAGCTTCGCCGTCATCGCCTTGTCGGTCCTGACGCGGTCGGCCCCGGCCCTGCCGGAGACCTCGTGCCAGCCGTCACCGGCGTCCTCGAACTCCGCTCGTTTCAGGTCCCGTAGCTGCTGCCAGGTCGGTACGGTGCCGGTCACCGGTCCTCGCCCGCGCCGCCCGCGTTCACGGCCCGTACGGACTTCTCTACGACGACGTCGGTCTCTCCCAGCTCCTTGGCGACCCTCCCCAACGCCCCGTCCAGGTACGCGCATTCAACCCGCACAGCCGCCAGTCGCGTCTCCCACGATGCCAGCACCTCGCTCAGCGCGGCCACGGCCGAGAACCCCGCCGCGCCGACGGCGACACCCGCGTGCGCGGGCCGGAGCCGGCCGTGGCTCTTGTTCGTGCTGCTCCGCAGCGACTCGGCGGTCCCGGCCGCGCCGGTCCACGGCCCGCCGCTGTGCTTCAGCCGCCCCTCACCGCTCACCGGTGCCCCGGAGAGGGCGAACACCTCCTGCCAGCCCTGCATATACGCCACCGTTCCCCCCCTCGTTCGGTCACTCCACGCACGTGCGTGATGCGGTCGGAGTGACGTTACTGGGGCACCCCGTAGCGAATGCAAGTGAGAACGGAAGGGAATGGAATCCGAGGCCGGAACAGGCGTTCACGCCATAACACCCGCAACGCACACCCCACAAGAGCACCGGCTCTCAGGTTGCCCCAACCCGCTCGCTCAGCCAGGTTCGGCCCGACGTCGGCGCCCGTCAGTCCGCGTAGTCCTTGAGCTTCTCGGTCTCCAGCGTGATGCCGACCGGGTCGGGGAGCTCGACGGCAGCGCCGAAGGGCCTGATGGTGACAG
The nucleotide sequence above comes from Streptomyces sp. NBC_01716. Encoded proteins:
- a CDS encoding alpha/beta hydrolase, whose translation is MTGTVPTWQQLRDLKRAEFEDAGDGWHEVSGRAGADRVRTDKAMTAKLRETQDSESAKSAVTRLERLSRNFQYVHTECGLIRTTLNSLASELAEPQVRLTQALEDAERLEFTVQADASVSYPPAVVCGDPLIGEKEKKVPGGTALGSARLPLEPHPGLNGRPGFGYVSNPNAAMAQEIADRIARAVRSAAEIDARYARALRGLKAATGLDVTEATLKDVAGDTAAVRRTARVYLGDDLPYDASPAGRKEWWDGLSAEQRREYLDVAPDLIGSLDGIPSLARDEANRNYLPVLIDSLEKQGGEDAQTKLGGLRKIEEKLGEQTRVPMYLLGIGDEGNGRAIVAYGNPDTAKNVSAYVPGLGTKLDDSFAGGTLQRAMDTAKGARRHDPSSASIVWLGYDAPQSVDVMSKGDAERGAPAYNEFMNGLGATNENKDPHITAIGHSYGSLTVGTAAQQGGIPHADDIILLGSPGTGADKAEDLGVGKDHVYVGAADNDPVTQLPSKQQSAAGFAGLLAGGPLGAYVVGDIADRGDDDLYFGKDPASEAFGATRFEVDHGAHPILDGGGFDAHSQYFTPEKDKESANNIALIVAGQPERIKTEEWR